A section of the Babesia microti strain RI chromosome I, complete genome genome encodes:
- a CDS encoding BmGPI1, B microti specific (overlaps_old_locusTagID:BBM_I00390i), giving the protein MGSVLPFLVLISGTVTYVMANKMSDKEKSNLESQMESNKDKIAAMGVKFDSIINDLMISLKDEHAKGDVLKKFVAAHPNIDTSVAQSIGVVLTNSKLVDSKVTELLNKLDISKKLLNNGNDANLKCLQMIVNYSDESSDADYIKQICTDAQMSLVKAIQIFNDEQQLTNEVSHAQKLIMDSTNTFSNVQSIIDKFIQSNSNPSAPKTDPIDSYPTSSTIKSIQTQLPAIQPLSTPNTSPLPKDMIHTNTSTSLKDNLNASNKNNFSVDNINTNQATALPYDPVAPLPPPIDATGTPSLPLDGVSTVLTGNGQPIPTNAAVTPMTNDLTPTGKVNTLADVINSTRGGEGTIGANFVRDYTDEEYAILLERIRKSVEFQNNLIVRNRLYLSRFDEILTSINKVKEILRGAISSIPRVSVDYDQTILQFDKLTENSDDIERALNDTRGKLLDDVNLLIQLSQESKNCVDNLVVKSSTTYNKCVGVFNYWNDNSQRLQLDQNDAALFTRAEIINKSMSDMITSIKASGMFMNKDASDNETRDVPVAQSSDGEFVSELNGMKPLTQTEDVTQMANDANDLIKSILKEILYTETSFNNNYQIAQESQTEMEILSKNPEFSNPIHKNFFDECKQVLKNSQIIPNNNAIATKFFATNKDEINEITNDLTVCISTLTNMNEHSDDKKSVMEKCRQAASRTNKLNDVLKGDEFQNLITHMENAAKMLSQHAISMRTIAKADAPLAEPAINEISNDAKIAPDDSANGTNYNNYLRSSEVDSSALMDIKPSSTKILMSLPLIVISTIALI; this is encoded by the coding sequence ATGGGATCTGTGTTGCCATTCTTAGTACTAATATCCGGTACCGTAACATATGTCATGGCAAACAAAATGTCAGACAAAGAAAAGAGTAATCTAGAGTCACAAATGGAAAGTAACAAAGATAAAATAGCAGCAATGGGCGTTAAATTTGATTCAATTATAAACGATTTGATGATTTCGCTAAAAGATGAGCATGCAAAAGGCGATGTGCTGAAGAAGTTTGTGGCCGCACACCCTAACATAGACACCAGCGTAGCCCAATCTATAGGTGTAGTGTTGACTAATTCTAAGTTAGTAGACTCCAAGGTCACTGAACTACTGAACAAATTGGATATTTCTAAGAAACTTCTAAATAATGGCAACGATGCCAATTTGAAATGCCTACAAATGATTGTAAACTACTCAGATGAAAGCTCAGATGCTGATTacattaaacaaatttgtacaGATGCTCAAATGAGTTTAGTTAAAGcgattcaaatatttaacgATGAACAACAGTTAACAAATGAAGTTTCCCATGCCCAAAAGTTGATCATGGATTCAACCAACACATTTAGTAATGTGCAAAGTATAATCGATAAATTCATCCAATCCAATAGTAATCCATCGGCCCCAAAGACAGATCCTATTGACAGTTATCCCACTTCATCAACAATTAAATCAATACAAACACAATTACCGGCCATACAACCCTTATCTACACCAAATACGTCACCGCTGCCCAAAGACATGATCCATACAAATACTAGTACTAGTCTAAAGGACAACTTGAATGCTAGCAATAAGAATAATTTTTCAGTGGACAATATTAATACCAATCAAGCAACTGCCTTGCCATACGATCCTGTAGCTCCATTGCCACCTCCAATAGACGCCACAGGGACGCCATCGCTTCCACTGGATGGAGTATCTACTGTTTTGACTGGAAATGGCCAACCTATTCCCACTAACGCCGCTGTTACTCCTATGACGAACGATCTAACTCCAACTGGCAAAGTCAATACTTTAGCCgatgtaataaattcaacCAGAGGGGGTGAAGGAACAATAGGTGCAAATTTCGTGCGAGACTATACCGATGAGGAATATGCCATTTTATTGGAAAGGATTCGGAAATCGGTGGAATTTCAAAATAACCTGATAGTACGCAATAGATTGTACCTTTCCCGGTTTGACGAGATATTAACATCAATTAATAAGGTAAAAGAGATCTTAAGGGGGGCAATAAGTAGTATCCCTAGGGTATCTGTAGATTATGATCAGACAATTCTGCAGTTTGACAAACTTACCGAGAATTCAGACGATATTGAAAGGGCGCTCAATGACACAAGGGGTAAACTGCTCGATGATGTAAATCTACTCATACAATTGTCACAAGAATCCAAAAATTGCGTTGATAACCTAGTGGTAAAATCAAGCACAACCTACAATAAGTGTGTTGGTGTGTTCAATTACTGGAACGACAATTCACAGCGTTTGCAACTGGATCAAAACGATGCCGCATTGTTTACACGAGCAGAGATAATTAACAAGTCAATGAGCGATATGATCACTTCGATTAAGGCAAGCGGGATGTTTATGAACAAAGATGCTTCGGATAATGAGACAAGAGATGTTCCAGTGGCTCAATCGTCGGATGGTGAATTTGTCTCCGAGCTTAATGGTATGAAACCCCTTACACAAACTGAAGATGTAACACAAATGGCAAATGATGCCAATGATCTAATAAAGTCTATACTCAAGGAAATACTTTACACAGAAAcatcatttaataataattaccaAATAGCACAAGAATCACAGACCGAAATGGAGATATTGTCGAAGAATCCAGAGTTTTCCAATCCCATTCAtaagaatttttttgacGAGTGCAAGCAAGTTCTCAAAAATTCGCAAATAATACCAAACAACAACGCAATCGCCACAAAATTTTTCGCCACAAACAAGGACGaaattaatgaaataaCGAACGATCTCACCGTTTGTATATCAACACTCACAAACATGAATGAGCACTCGGATGATAAGAAAAGTGTTATGGAAAAGTGCAGACAGGCAGCATCGAGGACgaataaattgaatgatgTGTTGAAGGGAGATGAATTTCAGAATTTAATCACACATATGGAAAATGCCGCAAAAATGTTATCCCAGCATGCAATTTCCATGCGTACAATTGCAAAGGCTGATGCACCGCTTGCCGAACCTGCCATTAACGAGATTTCAAATGATGCTAAAATCGCTCCGGATGATAGTGCGAATGGtactaattataataattatttgagaAGCTCCGAGGTTGACAGTTCGGCCTTGATGGATATAAAGCCTTCCTCAACTAAGATCTTGATGTCGCTACctttaattgtaatttcaACAATTGCGTTGATTTAA